A genomic segment from Phragmites australis chromosome 6, lpPhrAust1.1, whole genome shotgun sequence encodes:
- the LOC133921519 gene encoding protein REVEILLE 1-like has translation MACLEENLMATDENAVADRAGGEDTADHRNNPLDPGDMDLLGEGHVPKARKPYTITKQREKWSEEEHKRFLEALQLHGRAWRRIQEHIGTKTAVQIRSHAQKFFTKVVRESSGSNSGPGAAQAIQIPPPRPKRKPAHPYPRKVDGAAKKHAPALKQLEKPPSLRMQSLREQDDRSPTSVLTAAQTMLRADALGGVFFNSSSGSRSPAPSAAGTDEHGNGGGSPVSSVDKEDGCISPSKVLAGLAVRAPNTKALGDTNEVSCIASEASVFKLFGKKVAVKDSYEHLQNSRDLKMDDSPSSVTQATRNSFPFVSAEGNSWNPWPSSMQQLMYFLPQPDGFIAQTVVPWLGYNGSLPCALFYPQAVALNQQQHQPSETLDHKGMQREGSWTGSNTASSVVPAASAAQNSDAAESHGGQENTSESDTAPAVPWLTECLSSASFSRRGFVPYKRCAAKSEAVPRSVAPGEEADGELTRLCL, from the exons ATGGCCTGCTTGGAG GAAAACCTGATGGCAACTGACGAGAACGCCGTTGCCGATCGCGCGGGCGGTGAAGACACCGCGGATCATCGCAACAATCCTCTCGATCCCGGCGACATGGATTTGTTAGGAGAAGGGCACGTACCCAAG GCGCGGAAGCCTTACACGATCACGAAGCAGCGGGAGAAGTGGTCGGAGGAAGAGCACAAGCGGTTCTTGGAGGCCCTGCAGTTACACGGCCGCGCCTGGCGCCGCATACAAG aGCACATCGGCACCAAGACCGCCGTGCAAATCCGGAGCCACGCGCAGAAGTTCTTCACCAAG GTTGTCAGAGAATCGTCGGGGAGCAACAGCGGCCCGGGAGCTGCGCAGGCAATCCAGATCCCTCCGCCGCGGCCGAAGAGGAAGCCGGCCCACCCGTACCCGCGCAAGGTGGACGGCGCGGCCAAGAAGCACGCGCCGGCGCTCAAGCAGCTGGAGAAGCCACCTTCCCTGCGGATGCAGTCTCTGCGCGAGCAGGACGACAGGTCGCCGACGTCGGTGTTGACCGCGGCGCAGACGATGTTGCGAGCGGACGCGCTGGGTGGCGTGTTCTTCAACAGCTCGAGCGGCAGCAGGTCGCCGGCTCCGTCAGCCGCCGGTACAGATGAGCATGGCAACGGTGGTGGCTCGCCGGTCTCGTCGGTGGACAAAGAGGACGGATGCATATCGCCAAGCAAAGTATTAGCTGGGTTGGCTGTGAGAGCACCAAATACCAAG GCACTCGGTGATACAAATGAAGTTTCTTGTATAGCATCAGAAGCTTCAGTCTTCAAGCTGTTCGGAAAGAAAGTTGCGGTGAAGGATTCCTATGAGCACCTACAGAACTCAAGAGACCTGAAAATGGATGATTCACCTTCGAGCGTTACCCAGGCAACCAGAAACTCGTTTCCTTTTGTTTCCGCAGAAGGAAACTCGTGGAATCCATGGCCGAGCAGCATGCAGCAGCTCATGTACTTTCTTCCCCAGCCGGACGGTTTCATCGCGCAAACCGTCGTGCCATGGCTCGGTTACAACGGGAGCCTGCCTTGCGCGTTGTTCTACCCGCAGGCGGTGGCTTTGAATCAGCAGCAGCACCAACCTTCAGAGACCCTAGATCACAAAGGCATGCAGAGGGAAGGTTCATGGACAGGCTCCAACACGGCCTCTAGCGTCGTGCCAGCCGCATCAGCGGCTCAGAATTCAGACGCCGCAGAGTCTCATGGCGGGCAAGAAAACACCAGCGAAAGCGACACGGCGCCTGCTGTTCCATGGCTAACGGAGTGCCTGAGCTCGGCTTCCTTCAGCCGGAGAGGGTTCGTACCGTACAAGAGATGCGCGGCCAAGAGCGAGGCGGTGCCGCGATCAGTGGCACCCGGAGAGGAGGCAGACGGCGAACTGACGAGGCTGTGTTTGTAA
- the LOC133921518 gene encoding PH, RCC1 and FYVE domains-containing protein 1-like isoform X1 — protein sequence MAGGFEGRSSATRGVEQAIVALKKGAHILKCGKRGKPKFCTIRLSYDERALIWYSKEREKRLSLSSVSSVVLGQKTTKLLRLHWPEKESQSLSVIYKNGESSLDLVCKDRDQAECWYIGLTALISVPYTPLLLVNSTNSRQINSCTNSPPSYIQQRSRVFAVHDARNFTKVHSLYGSPRLIQNKFLRSNLDCSEPFFSKRQKAWSELDFYLEKIIPKVDNQVKDNFRDITVAKEQRITQMPKLKPSEGSHAETDPLKDIFVWGDVLGIMSDYGHVSRAKVSLPKLFNSAQILDVQSIACGEKHAAIVNKQGQVFSWGEESGGRLGHKTSDSVSHPKIIESLASTPVKAIAFGAKHTCAVSVSGELYEWGEGIHSLGLWTDQCQRSQWFPHKLIGTLDGTYVSKIACGQWHTAIISSSGQMFTYGDGTFGVLGHGDTCSVARPKEVESLRGLRAKSVACGPWHTAAIVECTHKSNAPCGKLFTWGDGGRWKLGHTDKKWKLVPTCVESLTDCNFVQVSCGMSLTVVLTITGVAFTIGSKEHGQLGNPRSEEKSICMVEGPLKTEFIKEISSGSSHVAVLTMDGKVFTWGKGTEGQLGLGDCVDKSSPTLVEALEDKQVERIVCGSNFTVAICVHRSISSKNQSVCSSCRLAFGFSRKKHNCYNCGSVFCNSCSSNKVPSAALAPDNSKRYRVCDACFSELNKTAEPSKVGSRPKIQKDESSLTETRTHTPKLSRIIKEANFIIMDKMASTQNTNQRNQELATLNKVQTQKWGHVDCPDQFKFAWDSIPYRLTSQKQTVSATLMGSVNETMSRKTASALPQDANDVKEELGLMENIQLEEVKQLRAQQVTTLTEQCRHKSLKVQLYKQKVEETWLIVRDEAAKCKAAKDIIKVLTNQRNALSKKLLDGLELDNSSTVPRRIITGQPVKAELPDPPDKTLLTGKFPQLNSSRDQHVIEQVYMQSIPSSNTVVVDDSVAHLNGRRTSNSSRGYDGGTDITVAPTDSNGVIEQIASGVYVTVVTSPGGKKGIKRIRFSRKHFGEKEAQKWWEENEGWVFAKYNSMEYQAT from the exons ATGGCTGGGGGCTTTGAGGGGAGGAGCTCTGCAACTAGAGGAGTTGAGCAG GCCATTGTTGCTCTCAAGAAGGGTGCACATATCCTGAAATGTGGGAAGCGAGGCAAACCCAAATTCTGCACTATCAGGCTATCTTAT GACGAGAGAGCACTAATATGGTACTCCAAAGAGAGGGAAAAACGTTTGAGCTTGAGCTCCGTGTCAAGCGTAGTTCTTGGACAGAAGACC ACAAAACTTTTGCGTCTGCATTGGCCAGAAAAGGAATCCCAGTCCTTGTCAGTTATATACAAGAACGGTGAATCCTCACTTGACTTG GTCTGCAAAGATAGAGATCAAGCTGAATGTTGGTATATAGGCCTGACAGCCTTAATATCAGTTCCATACACCCCATTACTTCTGGTTAACTCAACAAACAGCCGTCAGATAAACAGCTGCACAAATAGCCCTCCTAGCTATATTCAGCAAAGGAGTAGGGTCTTCGCTGTGCATGATGCAAGAAATTTTACAAAG GTACACTCGCTATATGGCAGTCCTAGGTTAATACAGAACAAATTCTTGCGGAGCAATCTGGATTGCTCTGAACCATTCTTCTCTAAAAGACAGAAAGCATGGTCAGAATTAGATTTCTACTTGGAAAAGATTATTCCCAAAGTGGATAATCAAGTAAAAGACAATTTCAGAGACATAACAGTTGCTAAGGAGCAAAGAATTACCCAAATGCCTAAACTCAAACCATCTGAAGGATCACATGCAGAAACAGATCCTCTAAAGGATATCTTTGTTTGGGGTGATGTTCTTGGCATAATGTCAGACTATGGACATGTATCAAGAGCTAAGGTTTCACTTCCAAAGTTGTTTAACTCGGCACAGATTCTTGATGTGCAGAGCATTGCTTGTGGAGAGAAACATGCAGCAATAGTTAATAAGCAAGGCCAGGTATTCTCCTGGGGTGAGGAGAGCGGGGGGAGATTGGGACACAAAACAAGTGACAGTGTCTCTCATCCTAAAATCATTGAGTCTCTTGCCTCTACACCTGTGAAGGCTATTGCATTTGGAGCAAAGCACACCTGTGCAGTTTCAGTTTCAGGAGAACTTTATGAATGGGGTGAGGGGATTCATAGCCTAGGGTTGTGGACCGATCAGTGTCAAAGAAGCCAGTGGTTCCCTCATAAACTTATTGGTACTTTGGATGGCACCTATGTGTCGAAGATTGCATGTGGTCAGTGGCACACAGCTATCATATCCTCTTCTGGTCAGATGTTCACATATGGGGATGGGACATTTGGTGTTCTTGGACATGGTGACACGTGTAGCGTTGCTCGGCCGAAAGAAGTGGAGTCCTTGAGGGGGTTAAGAGCCAAGTCTGTCGCATGTGGACCATGGCACACAGCTGCCATTGTGGAATGCACTCACAAGAGCAATGCTCCTTGTGGGAAGCTATTCACGTGGGGTGATGGAGGTAGATGGAAGTTAGGCCATACAGACAAAAAATGGAAGCTTGTTCCAACTTGTGTCGAGTCACTCACTGACTGCAATTTTGTTCAGGTATCCTGTGGGATGTCACTAACAGTTGTGCTCACAATAACAGGTGTTGCTTTTACCATTGGAAGCAAGGAACATGGACAATTAGGGAACCCACGATCCGAGGAAAAATCTATTTGTATGGTTGAAGGGCCACTTAAGACTGAGTTTATCAAAGAGATATCATCTGGCTCTTCCCATGTCGCAGTTTTGACAATGGATGGCAAAGTATTTACGTGGGGCAAAGGCACAGAAGGGCAACTTGGTTTAGGTGATTGTGTTGACAAGAGCTCCCCAACTCTAGTGGAGGCCTTGGAAGATAAGCAGGTGGAGAGAATAGTTTGTGGTTCCAATTTCACTGTTGCAATCTGTGTGCATAGGTCAATCTCAAGCAAGAACCAATCTGTATGCAGCAGTTGTCGGTTGGCTTTTGGTTTTTCAAGGAAGAAGCACAACTGCTACAACTGTGGTTCTGTGTTCTGCAATTCCTGCAGCAGCAACAAGGTTCCGAGTGCAGCTCTTGCACCAGATAACAGCAAAAGGTACCGTGTTTGTGATGCATGTTTCAGTGAGCTGAACAAAACTGCAGAACCCAGCAAAGTAGGTTCTCGACCGAAGATCCAAAAAGACGAGTCATCTCTAACAGAAACAAGAACACACACACCAAAGCTATCTCGCATAATTAAGGAAGCAAACTTCATTATTATGGATAAAATGGCCTCGACACAAAATACAAATCAGAGAAATCAGGAGCTGGCCACTCTGAATAAAGTGCAAACACAGAAATGGGGGCACGTAGACTGTCCTgatcaattcaaatttgcaTGGGACAGCATTCCATATCGGTTAACATCACAGAAGCAGACAGTCAGTGCTACTCTTATGGGGAGTGTGAATGAAACAATGTCAAGAAAGACTGCCAGCGCTTTGCCACAAGATGCTAATGATGTGAAAGAAGAATTGGGTTTAATGGAAAATATACAATTGGAAGAGGTGAAACAGCTTCGAGCACAG CAGGTAACCACTCTAACAGAACAATGCCGGCATAAGAGCCTGAAGGTTCAGTTGTATAAACAAAAAGTTGAGGAAACCTGGTTGATTGTCAGGGATGAAGCTGCAAAGTGCAAAGCCGCAAAAGACATTATAAAGGTTTTAACAAATCAG AGGAATGCTTTGTCAAAGAAACTTTTAGATGGTTTGGAACTAGATAACTCTAGTACGGTACCTAGACGCATTATCACTGGACAACCAGTAAAAGCTGAATTGCCTGACCCACCCGACAAAACTCTTCTCACTGGCAAATTTCCGCAGCTAAACAGCAGCAGAGATCAACACGTCATAGAGCAAGTGTATATGCAATCTATACCATCCTCTAATACTGTAGTAGTGGATGACTCAGTTGCACATCTGAATGGTAGAAGAACCTCCAACAGCAGCAGAGGTTATGATGGAGGAACAGATATCACAGTTGCTCCTACTGATTCCAATGGTGTGATTGAGCAAATCGCGAGTGGGGTGTATGTTACAGTTGTTACATCCCCCGGTGGTAAGAAAGGCATCAAGCGCATCCGGTTCAG CCGGAAGCATTTTGGCGAGAAGGAGGCGCAGAAATGGTGGGAAGAGAATGAGGGCTGGGTATTTGCCAAGTACAACAGCATGGAGTACCAGGCAACATAA
- the LOC133921518 gene encoding PH, RCC1 and FYVE domains-containing protein 1-like isoform X2, with product MAGGFEGRSSATRGVEQAIVALKKGAHILKCGKRGKPKFCTIRLSYDERALIWYSKEREKRLSLSSVSSVVLGQKTTKLLRLHWPEKESQSLSVIYKNGESSLDLVCKDRDQAECWYIGLTALISVPYTPLLLVNSTNSRQINSCTNSPPSYIQQRSRVFAVHDARNFTKVHSLYGSPRLIQNKFLRSNLDCSEPFFSKRQKAWSELDFYLEKIIPKVDNQVKDNFRDITVAKEQRITQMPKLKPSEGSHAETDPLKDIFVWGDVLGIMSDYGHVSRAKVSLPKLFNSAQILDVQSIACGEKHAAIVNKQGQVFSWGEESGGRLGHKTSDSVSHPKIIESLASTPVKAIAFGAKHTCAVSVSGELYEWGEGIHSLGLWTDQCQRSQWFPHKLIGTLDGTYVSKIACGQWHTAIISSSGQMFTYGDGTFGVLGHGDTCSVARPKEVESLRGLRAKSVACGPWHTAAIVECTHKSNAPCGKLFTWGDGGRWKLGHTDKKWKLVPTCVESLTDCNFVQVSCGMSLTVVLTITGVAFTIGSKEHGQLGNPRSEEKSICMVEGPLKTEFIKEISSGSSHVAVLTMDGKVFTWGKGTEGQLGLGDCVDKSSPTLVEALEDKQVERIVCGSNFTVAICVHRSISSKNQSVCSSCRLAFGFSRKKHNCYNCGSVFCNSCSSNKVPSAALAPDNSKRYRVCDACFSELNKTAEPSKVGSRPKIQKDESSLTETRTHTPKLSRIIKEANFIIMDKMASTQNTNQRNQELATLNKVQTQKWGHVDCPDQFKFAWDSIPYRLTSQKQTVSATLMGSVNETMSRKTASALPQDANDVKEELGLMENIQLEEVKQLRAQVTTLTEQCRHKSLKVQLYKQKVEETWLIVRDEAAKCKAAKDIIKVLTNQRNALSKKLLDGLELDNSSTVPRRIITGQPVKAELPDPPDKTLLTGKFPQLNSSRDQHVIEQVYMQSIPSSNTVVVDDSVAHLNGRRTSNSSRGYDGGTDITVAPTDSNGVIEQIASGVYVTVVTSPGGKKGIKRIRFSRKHFGEKEAQKWWEENEGWVFAKYNSMEYQAT from the exons ATGGCTGGGGGCTTTGAGGGGAGGAGCTCTGCAACTAGAGGAGTTGAGCAG GCCATTGTTGCTCTCAAGAAGGGTGCACATATCCTGAAATGTGGGAAGCGAGGCAAACCCAAATTCTGCACTATCAGGCTATCTTAT GACGAGAGAGCACTAATATGGTACTCCAAAGAGAGGGAAAAACGTTTGAGCTTGAGCTCCGTGTCAAGCGTAGTTCTTGGACAGAAGACC ACAAAACTTTTGCGTCTGCATTGGCCAGAAAAGGAATCCCAGTCCTTGTCAGTTATATACAAGAACGGTGAATCCTCACTTGACTTG GTCTGCAAAGATAGAGATCAAGCTGAATGTTGGTATATAGGCCTGACAGCCTTAATATCAGTTCCATACACCCCATTACTTCTGGTTAACTCAACAAACAGCCGTCAGATAAACAGCTGCACAAATAGCCCTCCTAGCTATATTCAGCAAAGGAGTAGGGTCTTCGCTGTGCATGATGCAAGAAATTTTACAAAG GTACACTCGCTATATGGCAGTCCTAGGTTAATACAGAACAAATTCTTGCGGAGCAATCTGGATTGCTCTGAACCATTCTTCTCTAAAAGACAGAAAGCATGGTCAGAATTAGATTTCTACTTGGAAAAGATTATTCCCAAAGTGGATAATCAAGTAAAAGACAATTTCAGAGACATAACAGTTGCTAAGGAGCAAAGAATTACCCAAATGCCTAAACTCAAACCATCTGAAGGATCACATGCAGAAACAGATCCTCTAAAGGATATCTTTGTTTGGGGTGATGTTCTTGGCATAATGTCAGACTATGGACATGTATCAAGAGCTAAGGTTTCACTTCCAAAGTTGTTTAACTCGGCACAGATTCTTGATGTGCAGAGCATTGCTTGTGGAGAGAAACATGCAGCAATAGTTAATAAGCAAGGCCAGGTATTCTCCTGGGGTGAGGAGAGCGGGGGGAGATTGGGACACAAAACAAGTGACAGTGTCTCTCATCCTAAAATCATTGAGTCTCTTGCCTCTACACCTGTGAAGGCTATTGCATTTGGAGCAAAGCACACCTGTGCAGTTTCAGTTTCAGGAGAACTTTATGAATGGGGTGAGGGGATTCATAGCCTAGGGTTGTGGACCGATCAGTGTCAAAGAAGCCAGTGGTTCCCTCATAAACTTATTGGTACTTTGGATGGCACCTATGTGTCGAAGATTGCATGTGGTCAGTGGCACACAGCTATCATATCCTCTTCTGGTCAGATGTTCACATATGGGGATGGGACATTTGGTGTTCTTGGACATGGTGACACGTGTAGCGTTGCTCGGCCGAAAGAAGTGGAGTCCTTGAGGGGGTTAAGAGCCAAGTCTGTCGCATGTGGACCATGGCACACAGCTGCCATTGTGGAATGCACTCACAAGAGCAATGCTCCTTGTGGGAAGCTATTCACGTGGGGTGATGGAGGTAGATGGAAGTTAGGCCATACAGACAAAAAATGGAAGCTTGTTCCAACTTGTGTCGAGTCACTCACTGACTGCAATTTTGTTCAGGTATCCTGTGGGATGTCACTAACAGTTGTGCTCACAATAACAGGTGTTGCTTTTACCATTGGAAGCAAGGAACATGGACAATTAGGGAACCCACGATCCGAGGAAAAATCTATTTGTATGGTTGAAGGGCCACTTAAGACTGAGTTTATCAAAGAGATATCATCTGGCTCTTCCCATGTCGCAGTTTTGACAATGGATGGCAAAGTATTTACGTGGGGCAAAGGCACAGAAGGGCAACTTGGTTTAGGTGATTGTGTTGACAAGAGCTCCCCAACTCTAGTGGAGGCCTTGGAAGATAAGCAGGTGGAGAGAATAGTTTGTGGTTCCAATTTCACTGTTGCAATCTGTGTGCATAGGTCAATCTCAAGCAAGAACCAATCTGTATGCAGCAGTTGTCGGTTGGCTTTTGGTTTTTCAAGGAAGAAGCACAACTGCTACAACTGTGGTTCTGTGTTCTGCAATTCCTGCAGCAGCAACAAGGTTCCGAGTGCAGCTCTTGCACCAGATAACAGCAAAAGGTACCGTGTTTGTGATGCATGTTTCAGTGAGCTGAACAAAACTGCAGAACCCAGCAAAGTAGGTTCTCGACCGAAGATCCAAAAAGACGAGTCATCTCTAACAGAAACAAGAACACACACACCAAAGCTATCTCGCATAATTAAGGAAGCAAACTTCATTATTATGGATAAAATGGCCTCGACACAAAATACAAATCAGAGAAATCAGGAGCTGGCCACTCTGAATAAAGTGCAAACACAGAAATGGGGGCACGTAGACTGTCCTgatcaattcaaatttgcaTGGGACAGCATTCCATATCGGTTAACATCACAGAAGCAGACAGTCAGTGCTACTCTTATGGGGAGTGTGAATGAAACAATGTCAAGAAAGACTGCCAGCGCTTTGCCACAAGATGCTAATGATGTGAAAGAAGAATTGGGTTTAATGGAAAATATACAATTGGAAGAGGTGAAACAGCTTCGAGCACAG GTAACCACTCTAACAGAACAATGCCGGCATAAGAGCCTGAAGGTTCAGTTGTATAAACAAAAAGTTGAGGAAACCTGGTTGATTGTCAGGGATGAAGCTGCAAAGTGCAAAGCCGCAAAAGACATTATAAAGGTTTTAACAAATCAG AGGAATGCTTTGTCAAAGAAACTTTTAGATGGTTTGGAACTAGATAACTCTAGTACGGTACCTAGACGCATTATCACTGGACAACCAGTAAAAGCTGAATTGCCTGACCCACCCGACAAAACTCTTCTCACTGGCAAATTTCCGCAGCTAAACAGCAGCAGAGATCAACACGTCATAGAGCAAGTGTATATGCAATCTATACCATCCTCTAATACTGTAGTAGTGGATGACTCAGTTGCACATCTGAATGGTAGAAGAACCTCCAACAGCAGCAGAGGTTATGATGGAGGAACAGATATCACAGTTGCTCCTACTGATTCCAATGGTGTGATTGAGCAAATCGCGAGTGGGGTGTATGTTACAGTTGTTACATCCCCCGGTGGTAAGAAAGGCATCAAGCGCATCCGGTTCAG CCGGAAGCATTTTGGCGAGAAGGAGGCGCAGAAATGGTGGGAAGAGAATGAGGGCTGGGTATTTGCCAAGTACAACAGCATGGAGTACCAGGCAACATAA